One window of the Trypanosoma brucei gambiense DAL972 chromosome 3, complete sequence genome contains the following:
- a CDS encoding frataxin-like, mitochondrial precursor, putative — protein MRRTCCATTSAVLRSLVYLRPHGRAKPTTSGSGREERQFSTTTARCESKGWHPAKLGMDGFTDVAYNTAADTFLERVESALETIGDTDTLEDVNLAGGVLVIETTSRGTFVLNKQAPNVQLWLSSPLSGPHHYDMTTSATGSVEWRADADGHSLEERLEKELSEVVGTEVSLSSGAGETE, from the coding sequence ATGCGGCGCACATGTTGCGCCACCACCAGTGCAGTGCTACGGTCGTTAGTTTACCTCCGTCCTCATGGACGCGCAAAACCAACCACATCAGGAagtggaagggaagaaagacaaTTTAGCACCACGACAGCGAGATGCGAGTCCAAAGGGTGGCACCCCGCGAAGTTAGGAATGGATGGATTCACCGACGTCGCTTACAACACCGCAGCTGACACTTTTCTTGAGCGAGTTGAGAGCGCTCTGGAGACAATTGGCGACACGGACACGTTGGAGGATGTGAACCTCGCCGGTGGAGTGCTTGTGATCGAAACGACATCGAGGGGGACATTTGTACTTAATAAACAGGCACCCAATGTTCAGTTATGGCTTTCTTCGCCGCTATCGGGCCCGCATCATTACGACATGACAACATCTGCCACCGGCAGTGTGGAATGGCGCGCAGATGCTGACGGGCATTCATTGGAAGAGAGACTTGAAAAGGAACTCAGTGAAGTGGTGGGAACTGAAGTGAGTTTGAGTTCAGGGGCTGGAGAAACCGAATAG
- a CDS encoding protein transport protein sec61 gamma subunit,putative produces MDFLDETVIHPMTAFARNSRMLVRKCQKPNYSEFNASAMATLVGFVVMGLLGFFVKVVFIPINNVVLGA; encoded by the coding sequence ATGGATTTCCTGGATGAAACCGTGATCCACCCCATGACTGCCTTTGCGCGCAACAGCCGCATGCTTGTGCGTAAATGCCAGAAGCCAAATTACAGCGAGTTCAACGCCTCAGCCATGGCCACACTCGTGGGGTTTGTGGTGATGGGCCTTTTAGGCTTCTTCGTTAAGGTTGTTTTCATTCCAATTAATAATGTTGTACTCGGCGCTTGA